A genomic stretch from uncultured Cohaesibacter sp. includes:
- a CDS encoding chloride channel protein, with product MIRTNPIKLIRSWIEPNWSIYLSTQQPKLWFFSILIGFLVSLAAILFRLGIGGVQWFWLGTGGENIISAIRAAPPWLVVAAPTLGGVFVGAFLQYIHPIKRAEGVADVIEARARGGRGLRFWQALDSAAVTIISLGAGASAGREGPIVHLGASLARSLGRKLTIPAAAQRVLLACGVASAVSASFNAPIAGVLFAHEVILGHYAVSAFVPIALASAVGTTFSRLFFGDVASFIIPDYQITTYWELPSFALLGIVCAIVAVLFQTSLLGTDWIARHIKMPLIYRPIIGGFLVGLIALAYPEVLGVGYEATDLALKQQLPLTMLLSLIAAKALATSITLASRFGGGIFSPSLYIGAMVGGTFGLIAQPLLPEIASTHGLYALLGMGAVASAMLGAPISTTMIVFELTGGYALSIALLVTVSISNGLAVALSGRSYFHWQLGMRGIFLHEGSHRYIVKNTTISDFYTPLAADTPIEDTVLDHTMEPIRLLDTLELALKKFDDNGGSNLAVLDPEKPGRILGWARQVDALRYFNAVLINTQVEEHR from the coding sequence ATGATCCGGACGAACCCGATCAAACTGATACGAAGCTGGATAGAACCGAACTGGTCGATATATCTATCGACACAGCAGCCCAAACTTTGGTTTTTTTCTATCCTGATCGGCTTTCTGGTTTCTCTGGCCGCCATATTGTTTCGGCTCGGCATCGGGGGAGTGCAGTGGTTCTGGCTGGGCACCGGCGGGGAAAATATCATCTCGGCCATTCGAGCCGCCCCGCCCTGGCTTGTGGTCGCCGCCCCCACGCTTGGCGGCGTCTTTGTTGGTGCATTCTTGCAATATATCCATCCCATCAAGCGCGCAGAAGGCGTGGCCGATGTCATAGAGGCGCGAGCCCGAGGCGGCAGAGGCTTGCGTTTCTGGCAAGCACTGGATAGCGCGGCGGTAACCATCATATCCCTTGGCGCAGGCGCCAGCGCCGGTCGCGAAGGGCCCATCGTGCATCTGGGAGCCAGTCTTGCCAGATCCCTTGGCCGCAAGCTCACGATACCGGCGGCCGCTCAAAGAGTGCTGCTCGCCTGCGGGGTCGCCAGCGCGGTCTCGGCCTCCTTCAATGCGCCCATTGCCGGAGTGCTTTTCGCCCATGAGGTCATTCTGGGCCACTACGCGGTCTCCGCCTTCGTTCCCATCGCTCTGGCGTCGGCAGTGGGCACCACCTTCTCGCGCCTCTTCTTCGGTGACGTCGCATCCTTCATAATCCCCGATTACCAGATCACCACCTACTGGGAGCTGCCCTCCTTTGCCCTCTTGGGTATCGTCTGCGCCATCGTTGCTGTCTTGTTCCAAACCTCGCTGCTCGGAACAGACTGGATTGCACGCCACATCAAAATGCCTCTTATCTATCGCCCGATCATCGGCGGTTTTCTTGTCGGTCTCATTGCTCTGGCCTACCCGGAGGTGCTCGGCGTTGGCTATGAGGCGACAGACCTTGCACTCAAGCAGCAACTTCCCCTGACGATGCTGCTCTCGCTTATTGCCGCCAAGGCATTGGCAACGTCCATCACGCTGGCATCCCGCTTTGGCGGTGGTATTTTCTCGCCGTCCCTCTATATCGGAGCCATGGTAGGAGGCACTTTCGGCCTCATAGCCCAACCCTTGCTGCCAGAAATCGCCTCAACCCATGGCCTTTACGCACTGCTGGGTATGGGAGCGGTTGCCTCCGCCATGCTTGGAGCCCCCATATCGACAACCATGATCGTCTTCGAACTGACCGGCGGCTATGCCCTTTCAATTGCTCTGTTGGTGACGGTTTCCATCTCGAATGGTCTTGCCGTGGCACTCAGCGGGCGCTCCTATTTCCATTGGCAACTGGGTATGCGCGGCATCTTCCTGCATGAAGGGTCCCATCGCTACATCGTAAAAAACACCACCATATCAGATTTTTACACCCCGCTGGCAGCAGACACCCCCATCGAAGACACAGTGCTTGACCACACCATGGAGCCGATCAGGCTGCTTGACACACTGGAACTGGCGCTCAAGAAATTTGACGACAATGGCGGCAGCAATCTTGCTGTACTTGATCCGGAAAAGCCCGGCCGTATTCTGGGCTGGGCGCGTCAGGTCGATGCCCTTCGCTATTTCAACGCTGTATTGATCAACACACAGGTCGAGGAGCATCGCTAG
- a CDS encoding UvrD-helicase domain-containing protein produces MQEEDQEGIRAKLARMRPTPYLEGLNPEQREAVESLDGPLLVLAGAGTGKTRVLTTRIGHILATRLATPWQILSVTFTNKAAREMKERIGSLIGGSVEGMQWLGTFHSIGVKILRRHAELVGLKSNFTILDADDQLRLLKQLIQANAIEEKRWPARQLATLIDSWKNRGLSPDQVPQDEAFLFAQGKGIALYKAYQERLKILNACDFGDLLLECIRLFRENPDVLATYHQKFRYILVDEYQDTNVAQYLWLRLLAQSSHNICCVGDDDQSIYGWRGAEVDNILRFEEDFPGAKVIRLERNYRSTAHILAAASHLITYNAGRLGKTLHPQIKDDEAEKVTVASIWDSEEEARTIGDQIESYQRNGHELNDMAILVRASFQMREFEDRFITMGLNYRVIGGPRFYERAEIRDALAYFRAMVQPADDLAFERIVNTPRRGLGNATVQQIHNLARAEEIPLMEAATELVDSEELKPKPRNSLKSLLGQFNHWRTMLATMKHTELAEIILDESGYTEMWQKDKSPDAPGRLENLKELVRSMEEFDSLPSFLEHIALVMDRDSAETNDAVSIMTLHSAKGLEFDTVFLPGWEEGLFPHQRALDESGTKGLEEERRLAYVGITRAKKRAKIYVASNRRIHGLWQNSIPSRFLDELPPKHVEIEESQSTYGGYGASGVGGSVYGKSRFDTSDPFENSYDTPGWKRAQANKASRGKSSTPKAKRATTTIEGELVAKSISDGPSKFSVGERVFHLKFGYGEIKSVEGNKLTIQFQTGQKRVLDGFVEKH; encoded by the coding sequence ATGCAGGAGGAAGATCAGGAAGGCATACGCGCCAAGCTCGCCCGCATGCGCCCCACGCCTTATCTGGAAGGGCTCAACCCCGAGCAGCGCGAAGCGGTGGAAAGTCTCGATGGCCCACTGCTGGTACTGGCAGGTGCAGGCACTGGCAAAACCCGCGTGTTGACCACCCGCATCGGCCATATTCTGGCCACGCGTCTGGCCACGCCATGGCAGATCCTGTCGGTGACCTTCACCAACAAGGCGGCCCGCGAGATGAAGGAACGCATCGGTTCTCTGATCGGCGGATCAGTGGAAGGCATGCAGTGGCTGGGCACATTCCATTCTATCGGCGTGAAAATCCTGCGCCGCCATGCCGAACTTGTCGGCCTCAAATCCAATTTTACGATCCTTGATGCCGACGATCAGCTCCGCCTGCTCAAACAGCTTATTCAGGCCAATGCCATCGAAGAAAAGCGCTGGCCCGCGCGCCAGTTGGCAACCCTCATTGATAGCTGGAAGAACCGAGGCCTTTCCCCCGATCAGGTGCCACAGGATGAAGCCTTTCTGTTTGCACAAGGCAAGGGCATCGCGCTTTACAAGGCCTATCAGGAACGCCTGAAAATTCTCAATGCCTGCGATTTTGGCGATCTGCTGCTTGAATGCATCCGCCTGTTCCGCGAAAATCCGGACGTGCTGGCGACCTATCATCAGAAATTCCGCTATATTCTGGTGGACGAGTATCAGGACACCAACGTGGCGCAATATCTCTGGCTGCGCCTGCTGGCCCAATCGAGCCACAATATTTGCTGCGTGGGCGATGATGACCAGTCGATCTATGGCTGGCGTGGCGCCGAAGTGGACAATATCCTGCGCTTTGAAGAAGATTTCCCCGGAGCCAAGGTCATCCGCCTTGAGCGCAACTACCGATCCACGGCCCATATTCTGGCCGCAGCCTCCCATCTCATTACCTATAATGCCGGACGACTGGGCAAAACCCTGCATCCGCAAATCAAGGATGATGAAGCCGAAAAGGTCACCGTTGCTTCCATCTGGGATTCAGAAGAGGAAGCCCGCACCATCGGCGACCAGATCGAATCCTACCAGCGCAACGGGCATGAGCTCAACGACATGGCCATATTGGTGCGTGCCTCCTTCCAGATGCGCGAGTTTGAAGATCGCTTCATCACCATGGGGCTGAATTATCGCGTCATCGGCGGCCCACGCTTCTATGAACGCGCAGAAATCCGTGATGCGCTCGCCTATTTCCGCGCCATGGTCCAGCCTGCCGACGATCTGGCGTTCGAACGCATAGTCAACACACCGCGCCGCGGTCTGGGCAATGCGACTGTCCAACAGATCCACAATCTGGCACGCGCCGAGGAAATTCCGCTTATGGAAGCGGCAACCGAGCTTGTCGATTCTGAGGAGCTGAAGCCGAAACCGCGCAATTCGCTAAAAAGCCTCTTGGGACAGTTCAATCACTGGCGCACCATGCTGGCCACAATGAAGCATACCGAGCTGGCCGAGATCATCCTTGATGAATCCGGCTATACGGAAATGTGGCAGAAGGACAAGTCACCGGATGCTCCGGGTCGTCTTGAAAACCTCAAGGAATTGGTCCGCTCCATGGAGGAGTTCGATTCCCTGCCCAGCTTCCTTGAGCATATCGCGCTGGTCATGGATCGGGATTCTGCCGAAACCAACGACGCGGTTTCAATCATGACGTTGCATTCAGCCAAGGGGCTGGAGTTTGACACGGTGTTCCTGCCCGGTTGGGAAGAAGGCTTGTTCCCCCATCAGCGCGCTCTGGATGAATCCGGCACCAAAGGGCTGGAGGAAGAACGCCGCCTTGCCTATGTGGGCATCACACGCGCCAAGAAACGGGCCAAGATCTATGTCGCCTCAAATAGGCGCATTCATGGCCTCTGGCAAAATTCCATTCCTTCGCGATTCCTCGATGAGCTTCCTCCCAAGCATGTAGAGATCGAAGAGAGCCAGTCCACTTATGGCGGCTATGGCGCCTCCGGTGTCGGCGGCTCCGTCTATGGCAAGAGCCGGTTTGATACATCCGATCCCTTCGAGAATAGCTATGACACGCCGGGCTGGAAGCGCGCGCAGGCCAACAAGGCCAGCAGGGGTAAATCATCCACGCCCAAGGCGAAACGGGCCACCACCACAATTGAAGGCGAACTGGTCGCAAAGAGCATTTCCGATGGCCCTTCCAAATTTTCCGTTGGCGAACGTGTGTTCCATCTCAAATTCGGCTATGGAGAGATCAAATCCGTCGAGGGCAACAAGCTAACGATCCAGTTCCAGACTGGTCAAAAACGTGTCCTCGACGGCTTCGTGGAAAAACATTGA
- a CDS encoding chloride channel protein — protein sequence MNNRFHLHLPHGKRVRAQRMIWQRRIIFGLGGIMVGLAAVVLAMGADASQGLYRQLIKAYPYAGLFVTPLGFGVIVWATNRYFPGTQGSGIPQAIAARRLKRPTSRARLVGIRSAVGKVIMTLLGLMIGASTGREGPTVQVGAAVMFLTGRIAPKRQVGLILAGAAAGIAGAFNTPLAGIVFAIEEMSRSFEMRTSGMILGTVILAGLTSMAVFGNYTYFGTSHDLLQFGWGWIAVPIVGVIGGLAGGFFSKILVLFTYGLPGTVGRIIKAHPVPFAILCGLLVALAGLYTDGAVNGSGYEAARDVLHSEADLRLEYAPLKLLATIASSISGLPGGIFSPSLSVGAGLGADLAGFFPKVPVGAIVLLGMVSYFTGVVQAPITSFVIVMEMTDNHQMMLPLMACAIIANAASKVFCKEGVYHLQSGKFYDFARHRDSEQSPPSAKS from the coding sequence ATGAATAACCGATTTCACCTGCATCTTCCGCATGGCAAGCGTGTCAGAGCCCAACGCATGATCTGGCAAAGACGGATCATTTTCGGATTGGGCGGTATTATGGTTGGCCTCGCCGCAGTGGTCTTGGCCATGGGCGCCGATGCCAGCCAGGGTCTGTATCGTCAGCTTATCAAAGCCTATCCTTATGCGGGCCTTTTCGTAACCCCGCTCGGATTTGGCGTCATCGTCTGGGCCACCAACCGCTATTTCCCCGGCACGCAAGGCTCGGGTATTCCGCAGGCCATTGCAGCCCGTCGCCTCAAACGCCCCACAAGCCGCGCGCGCCTCGTCGGCATCCGCTCGGCAGTGGGCAAGGTCATCATGACATTGCTCGGCCTGATGATCGGTGCCTCGACCGGTCGCGAGGGCCCCACCGTACAGGTTGGCGCCGCGGTCATGTTCCTTACAGGGCGCATCGCCCCCAAACGACAGGTCGGCCTTATCCTTGCCGGTGCAGCGGCTGGTATCGCCGGTGCGTTCAATACTCCTCTGGCAGGAATCGTCTTTGCCATTGAGGAAATGAGCCGCTCTTTCGAGATGCGCACCAGTGGTATGATTCTGGGTACAGTCATTCTCGCCGGTCTTACCTCGATGGCGGTTTTCGGCAACTACACCTATTTCGGCACCTCCCACGACCTTTTGCAATTCGGCTGGGGCTGGATTGCAGTGCCCATCGTTGGCGTAATTGGTGGACTGGCCGGTGGTTTCTTCTCCAAGATTCTGGTGCTGTTTACCTATGGCCTGCCCGGCACCGTTGGCAGAATAATCAAGGCCCATCCGGTTCCTTTTGCCATCCTGTGCGGCCTTTTGGTTGCGCTTGCCGGTCTTTACACGGATGGGGCCGTCAACGGCTCGGGCTATGAAGCGGCACGGGATGTCCTGCATAGCGAAGCGGATTTGCGCCTTGAATATGCACCGCTCAAACTGCTGGCGACCATTGCCTCATCGATCAGCGGCCTGCCGGGTGGCATTTTCTCCCCATCCCTTTCGGTTGGGGCCGGTCTTGGGGCAGACCTTGCAGGCTTCTTCCCCAAGGTTCCCGTCGGGGCCATCGTGCTTTTGGGCATGGTGTCCTACTTCACCGGCGTTGTGCAGGCCCCCATCACCTCATTCGTCATCGTCATGGAAATGACCGATAACCACCAGATGATGCTGCCGCTCATGGCTTGCGCCATCATCGCCAATGCCGCCTCCAAGGTCTTCTGCAAGGAAGGTGTCTATCACCTGCAATCGGGAAAATTCTACGATTTTGCCCGCCATCGCGATTCGGAACAATCTCCGCCTTCAGCAAAGAGCTAG
- a CDS encoding 50S ribosomal protein L11 methyltransferase: MAHYLYAEGSAKDIQAAAKHLEIIFEEDGFAISNFEIDEDNGVWALSLYPSEEAIEEAREKTISELAALDISLDLSVEDLGEVDWVSKSLEGLVPVEAGRFIIHGSHDKGMDTHGRIPVQINAGQAFGTGHHGTTAGCLKVLSDELRRAHPLRILDLGTGSAVLAIGLAKMLKQEIVATDIDPVSIETARDNIRINEVHPFVTTAVAAGFSHPVFKEKGPFDLIVANILAGPLCKMAPDLANNLALGGRVILSGLLTHQRARVLAAYRLQGFRHIRTVKEDGWLVLVLER, from the coding sequence ATGGCCCACTATCTTTATGCCGAAGGCTCTGCAAAAGACATTCAGGCTGCCGCCAAGCATCTGGAAATCATCTTCGAAGAGGACGGCTTTGCCATCTCGAATTTCGAAATTGATGAGGATAATGGCGTCTGGGCCCTCTCCCTTTATCCCTCCGAAGAAGCAATCGAGGAAGCCCGGGAAAAAACCATCTCAGAGCTTGCCGCTCTTGATATCTCTCTTGATCTCTCCGTTGAGGATCTGGGCGAGGTTGACTGGGTATCGAAAAGCCTTGAAGGCCTCGTACCGGTAGAAGCGGGCCGTTTCATCATTCACGGGTCCCACGACAAGGGCATGGATACCCATGGACGCATTCCGGTTCAGATCAATGCCGGACAGGCTTTCGGCACCGGCCATCACGGCACCACAGCAGGCTGCCTGAAAGTGCTCAGCGACGAGCTGCGCCGTGCGCATCCTCTGCGCATTCTGGACTTGGGCACCGGCTCAGCCGTTCTGGCCATCGGACTTGCCAAGATGCTGAAGCAGGAAATCGTGGCGACAGATATTGATCCGGTCTCGATTGAAACAGCCCGGGACAATATCCGGATCAACGAGGTGCATCCCTTTGTCACGACGGCCGTTGCCGCTGGCTTCAGCCATCCGGTTTTCAAGGAAAAAGGGCCATTTGACCTGATCGTCGCCAACATCCTGGCGGGGCCGCTGTGCAAAATGGCGCCAGATCTGGCAAACAATCTTGCACTTGGCGGACGTGTCATCCTCTCCGGTCTGTTGACGCATCAGCGCGCACGGGTTCTTGCAGCCTATCGCTTGCAAGGCTTCCGGCACATCAGAACAGTCAAAGAAGATGGTTGGCTTGTTCTGGTCCTCGAACGATAA